One segment of Streptomyces sp. YIM 121038 DNA contains the following:
- a CDS encoding acyl-CoA carboxylase epsilon subunit produces the protein MIKVVRGNPTPEELAAALAVVQARAAAAAQAPSGAPRTPDAWADPARVARERLPQPGPASWGRTYWPV, from the coding sequence GTGATCAAGGTCGTACGAGGCAACCCGACCCCCGAGGAGCTGGCCGCCGCCCTGGCGGTGGTCCAGGCGCGCGCCGCGGCGGCCGCGCAGGCGCCGTCCGGCGCGCCCCGCACCCCGGACGCCTGGGCGGACCCGGCCCGCGTGGCCCGCGAGCGCCTGCCGCAGCCGGGCCCCGCGTCCTGGGGCCGCACGTACTGGCCCGTGTGA
- a CDS encoding adenylate/guanylate cyclase domain-containing protein has protein sequence MTVDDTGSGQGAHPAPDGEPRAAAPPASEEGPGAGDKAAKDDKPDDSYRPAEPDLAAALDRTANPGHPADPDDDKDPLALRLEQLILGADRRYTPFQAARSAGVSMELASRFWRAMGFPDIGQAKALTEADVLALRRLAGLVEAGLLSEAMAVQVARSTGQTTARLAEWQIDSFLEGLTEPPEPGMTRTEVTYPLVELLLPELEEFLIYVWRRQLAAATGRVVQAADDEEMVDRRLAVGFADLVGFTRLTRRMEEEELGELVEAFETTAADLVAAHGGRLIKTLGDEVLFAADDAGIAAEIALRLIETMANDETMPELRVGIAFGTVTTRMGDVFGTTVNLASRLTSIAPRDAVLVDGALAEELTRTGEAPASETEAAALAERAEKGGEEPPGYRFALQPMWQRPVRGLGIVEPWLLTRRG, from the coding sequence GTGACCGTCGACGACACCGGCTCCGGCCAGGGCGCACACCCAGCCCCCGACGGTGAGCCCCGCGCGGCGGCACCCCCGGCCTCCGAGGAGGGACCCGGCGCGGGCGACAAGGCCGCCAAGGACGACAAGCCGGACGACTCCTACCGCCCGGCGGAGCCGGACCTGGCGGCGGCCCTCGACCGCACGGCGAACCCCGGGCACCCGGCCGACCCCGACGACGACAAGGACCCCCTGGCGCTGCGCCTGGAGCAGCTGATCCTCGGGGCCGACCGGCGCTACACCCCCTTCCAGGCGGCCCGCAGCGCGGGCGTCTCCATGGAGCTGGCGTCCCGCTTCTGGCGGGCCATGGGCTTCCCCGACATCGGCCAGGCCAAGGCCCTCACCGAGGCCGACGTGCTCGCGCTGCGCCGCCTCGCGGGCCTCGTCGAGGCGGGCCTGCTGAGCGAGGCGATGGCGGTGCAGGTGGCGCGGTCCACCGGGCAGACCACCGCCCGGCTCGCGGAGTGGCAGATCGACTCGTTCCTGGAGGGCCTCACCGAGCCGCCCGAGCCGGGCATGACCCGTACGGAAGTCACGTATCCGCTCGTCGAACTGCTGCTGCCCGAGCTGGAGGAGTTCCTCATCTACGTGTGGCGGCGGCAGCTCGCCGCGGCCACCGGCCGGGTCGTCCAGGCGGCCGACGACGAGGAGATGGTCGACCGGCGGCTCGCCGTCGGCTTCGCCGACCTCGTCGGCTTCACGCGCCTCACGCGGCGCATGGAGGAGGAGGAACTCGGCGAGCTGGTCGAGGCGTTCGAGACGACGGCCGCCGACCTGGTCGCCGCGCACGGCGGACGGCTCATCAAGACCCTCGGCGACGAGGTGCTCTTCGCCGCCGACGACGCCGGGATCGCGGCCGAGATCGCGCTGCGGCTCATCGAGACCATGGCGAACGACGAGACCATGCCCGAGCTGCGCGTCGGCATCGCCTTCGGCACGGTGACGACCCGCATGGGCGACGTGTTCGGCACCACGGTGAACCTCGCGAGCCGCCTCACCTCGATAGCGCCCCGGGACGCCGTGCTCGTCGACGGGGCCCTCGCCGAGGAGCTGACCCGCACCGGGGAGGCCCCGGCGTCCGAGACGGAGGCCGCGGCGCTAGCCGAGCGCGCCGAGAAGGGGGGCGAGGAGCCGCCCGGGTACCGCTTCGCGCTCCAGCCGATGTGGCAGCGGCCGGTCCGCGGCCTCGGCATCGTCGAGCCCTGGCTGCTCACCCGCAGGGGCTGA
- a CDS encoding GGDEF domain-containing protein, which yields MGQDVRLRAVVALAQGMAAAHTPRGSWRAAAQGARRALDGSFAALSVWERERGRLRVLANVGELAAGEEEFPEGEAYPVHQFPEITEFLHERWAGGGEPHAWVETARGPGDGGRAGYCHQRVAALRRRGRGCCVVAPIVLRGRAWGELYVARPVGAPVFDRTDADFATVLAAVVAAGIAQTERLEEARRLAFTDSLTGLANRRAVDVRLDEAVERHRAEGVVVSLVVCDVNGLKQVNDRLGHAVGDRLLERFGSLLSLCGAMLPGALAARLGGDEFCLLSIGPSSDEVVRVADELCLRAYELELGEGVACGVASTGDPIGPVRSARRLFRLADAAQYRAKGARALKPVVAGREGADDPVVRLADEAATPARGERRRFRGR from the coding sequence ATGGGACAGGACGTTCGGTTGCGCGCTGTCGTGGCGCTCGCGCAGGGGATGGCCGCCGCGCACACCCCGCGCGGGTCCTGGCGCGCGGCCGCCCAGGGCGCCCGGCGGGCCCTGGACGGGAGCTTCGCCGCGCTGTCCGTGTGGGAGCGCGAGCGCGGGCGCCTGCGCGTCCTCGCCAACGTCGGGGAGCTGGCCGCGGGGGAGGAGGAGTTCCCCGAGGGCGAGGCCTACCCCGTCCACCAGTTCCCGGAGATCACGGAGTTCCTGCACGAGCGCTGGGCGGGCGGCGGCGAGCCGCACGCCTGGGTGGAGACCGCGCGGGGGCCCGGTGACGGCGGGCGCGCGGGCTACTGCCACCAGCGGGTCGCCGCGCTGCGCCGACGCGGGCGCGGCTGCTGCGTGGTGGCCCCGATCGTGCTGCGCGGGCGCGCCTGGGGCGAGCTGTACGTGGCGCGGCCGGTGGGCGCGCCGGTCTTCGACCGGACCGACGCGGACTTCGCCACCGTCCTCGCGGCCGTGGTCGCCGCCGGGATCGCCCAGACCGAGCGCCTGGAGGAGGCCCGGCGCCTCGCCTTCACGGACTCCCTCACCGGCCTCGCCAACCGCCGCGCGGTCGACGTACGGCTCGACGAGGCCGTGGAGCGGCACCGGGCCGAGGGCGTCGTCGTCAGCCTCGTCGTCTGCGACGTGAACGGGCTCAAGCAGGTCAACGACCGGCTCGGGCACGCGGTCGGCGACCGGCTCCTGGAGCGCTTCGGCTCGCTGCTCTCGCTGTGCGGGGCGATGCTGCCGGGGGCCCTCGCGGCCCGGCTCGGCGGCGACGAGTTCTGCCTCCTTTCGATCGGCCCCTCCTCGGACGAGGTGGTGCGGGTCGCCGACGAACTGTGCCTGCGGGCGTACGAGTTGGAGCTGGGCGAGGGGGTCGCCTGCGGGGTCGCTTCGACGGGGGATCCGATCGGCCCGGTGCGGTCGGCCCGGCGCCTGTTCCGGCTCGCGGACGCGGCGCAGTACCGGGCGAAGGGCGCGCGGGCGCTGAAGCCGGTGGTCGCGGGGCGCGAGGGCGCCGACGACCCCGTGGTGCGCCTCGCGGACGAGGCGGCGACTC
- a CDS encoding acyl-CoA carboxylase subunit beta: MSEPHEPKQPSAQPQEPHQAPAPTGGDPGTDIHTTAGKLADLRRRIEEAKHAGSARAVEKQHAKGKLTARERIELLLDEGSFVELDEFARHRSTDFGMEHNRPYGDGVVTGYGTVDGRPVAVFSQDFTVLGGSLGEVFGQKIMKVMDFALKTGCPVVGINDSGGARIQEGVMALGMYGEIFRRNTHASGVIPQISLVVGPCAGGAVYSPAITDFTVMVDRTSHMFITGPDVIKTVTGEDVGFEELGGARTHNATSGVAHHMAGDEKDAIEYVKSLLSYLPSNNLSEPPVFPEEADLEATDEDRELDVLVPDSANQPYDMHTVIEHVLDDGDFFETQPLFAPNILTGFGRVEGHPVGIVANQPMQFAGCLDIDASEKAARFVRTCDAFNVPVLTFVDVPGFLPGVGQEHEGIIRRGAKLIYAYAEATVPLITVITRKAFGGAYDVMGSKHLGADLNLAWPTAQIAVMGAQGAVNILHRRTIAAAGDEAAQEETRARLIQEYEDTLLNPYTAAERGYVDAVIMPSETRSHLVRGLRQLRTKRESLPPKKHGNIPL, from the coding sequence ATGTCCGAGCCGCACGAGCCCAAGCAGCCCTCCGCGCAGCCCCAGGAGCCTCACCAGGCCCCGGCGCCCACCGGGGGCGATCCCGGCACCGACATCCACACGACCGCCGGGAAGCTGGCCGACCTGCGGCGCCGCATCGAGGAGGCGAAGCACGCCGGTTCGGCGCGCGCGGTCGAGAAGCAGCACGCCAAGGGGAAGTTGACGGCGCGCGAGCGGATCGAGCTGCTGCTCGACGAGGGCTCGTTCGTGGAGCTCGACGAGTTCGCCCGGCACCGCTCCACCGACTTCGGCATGGAGCACAACCGCCCGTACGGGGACGGCGTGGTGACCGGCTACGGCACGGTCGACGGCCGCCCGGTCGCCGTCTTCTCGCAGGACTTCACGGTCCTCGGCGGCTCGCTCGGCGAGGTCTTCGGCCAGAAGATCATGAAGGTGATGGACTTCGCCCTGAAGACGGGCTGTCCGGTGGTCGGGATCAACGACTCGGGCGGCGCCCGCATCCAGGAGGGCGTGATGGCCCTCGGGATGTACGGCGAGATCTTCCGCCGCAACACGCACGCGTCCGGGGTGATCCCGCAGATCAGCCTGGTCGTCGGGCCGTGCGCGGGCGGCGCCGTGTACTCCCCGGCGATCACCGACTTCACGGTGATGGTCGACCGGACCTCGCACATGTTCATCACGGGCCCGGACGTCATCAAGACCGTCACCGGCGAGGACGTCGGCTTCGAGGAGCTGGGCGGCGCCCGCACGCACAACGCGACCTCCGGCGTGGCCCACCACATGGCGGGCGACGAGAAGGACGCGATCGAGTACGTCAAGTCGCTGCTCTCGTACCTGCCGTCGAACAACCTCAGCGAGCCCCCGGTCTTCCCCGAGGAGGCGGACCTGGAGGCGACCGACGAGGACCGCGAGCTCGACGTGCTCGTGCCGGACAGCGCCAACCAGCCGTACGACATGCACACGGTCATCGAGCACGTCCTGGACGACGGGGACTTCTTCGAGACGCAGCCGCTGTTCGCGCCGAACATCCTCACCGGCTTCGGGCGCGTCGAGGGCCACCCGGTGGGCATCGTCGCCAACCAGCCGATGCAGTTCGCGGGCTGCCTCGACATCGACGCGAGCGAGAAGGCCGCGCGCTTCGTGCGCACCTGCGACGCGTTCAACGTGCCCGTGCTGACCTTCGTGGACGTGCCGGGCTTCCTGCCCGGCGTCGGCCAGGAGCACGAGGGCATCATCCGCCGCGGCGCCAAGCTGATCTACGCGTACGCGGAGGCGACGGTCCCGCTGATCACCGTGATCACGCGCAAGGCCTTCGGCGGCGCGTACGACGTGATGGGCTCCAAGCACCTGGGCGCGGACCTGAACCTGGCCTGGCCGACCGCGCAGATCGCGGTGATGGGCGCGCAGGGCGCGGTGAACATCCTGCACCGCCGCACGATCGCCGCGGCCGGGGACGAGGCCGCCCAGGAGGAGACCCGGGCGCGGCTCATCCAGGAGTACGAGGACACGCTCCTGAACCCGTACACGGCCGCCGAGCGCGGCTACGTGGACGCGGTGATCATGCCCTCCGAGACCCGCTCGCACCTCGTGCGCGGCCTGCGCCAGCTGCGTACGAAGCGGGAGTCCCTGCCCCCGAAGAAGCACGGCAACATCCCGCTGTAG
- a CDS encoding enoyl-CoA hydratase-related protein translates to MGELRFGEFVGVRRHGHVAELALDRPKAMNAVSSAMARSISEACDALGADRDVRVVVLTSTHERAFCVGADLKERNSLTDAELVRQRPVTRAAYTGVLDLPMPTVAAVHGYALGGGFELALSCDVIVADPTAVVGLPEVSVGVLPGGGGTQLLPRRVGAARAAELIFSARRVAAAEAKELGLVDLVAGEGEDRDEALALAARIAANSPVGLRAAKRALRLGHGLDLRAGLEVEDAAWRSVAFSGDRAEGVAAFNEKRKPEWPGE, encoded by the coding sequence ATGGGCGAGCTGCGGTTCGGGGAGTTCGTGGGAGTACGCCGGCACGGCCACGTGGCGGAGCTCGCGCTGGACCGGCCCAAGGCCATGAACGCCGTGTCCAGCGCCATGGCCCGCTCCATCAGCGAGGCCTGCGACGCGCTCGGCGCGGACCGGGACGTGCGCGTGGTGGTGCTGACCTCCACGCACGAGCGCGCGTTCTGCGTGGGCGCCGACCTCAAGGAGCGCAACTCCCTCACCGACGCGGAGCTGGTGCGCCAGCGGCCCGTCACCCGGGCCGCGTACACCGGGGTGCTCGACCTGCCGATGCCCACCGTCGCCGCCGTGCACGGCTACGCCCTCGGCGGCGGCTTCGAGCTCGCGCTGTCCTGCGACGTCATCGTCGCCGACCCGACGGCCGTGGTCGGCCTGCCCGAGGTGTCCGTGGGCGTGCTGCCCGGCGGTGGCGGCACCCAGCTGCTTCCCCGGCGCGTGGGCGCAGCGCGGGCCGCCGAGCTGATCTTCTCGGCGCGCCGCGTGGCGGCCGCGGAGGCCAAGGAGCTCGGGCTCGTCGACCTGGTGGCGGGCGAGGGCGAGGACCGCGACGAGGCCCTGGCGCTCGCCGCCCGCATCGCCGCGAACTCGCCCGTCGGGCTGCGTGCCGCCAAGCGCGCGCTGCGCCTCGGCCACGGGCTCGACCTGCGCGCGGGCCTGGAGGTGGAGGACGCGGCCTGGCGGTCGGTGGCGTTCTCCGGGGACCGGGCGGAGGGCGTGGCGGCGTTCAACGAGAAGCGGAAGCCGGAGTGGCCCGGGGAGTAG
- a CDS encoding biotin--[acetyl-CoA-carboxylase] ligase — MTPSNDPENTGNRWSDLDRPPLNAAALRRALVRDGGLYRSLDVVASTGSTNSDLAARADELPEGAVLVAEAQSAARGRLDRRWTAPARSGLFFSVLLKPDEVPVERWGWLPLLTGVAVATGLARAAGVDTALKWPNDLLVTVDGDERKAGGILAERAGATGVVVGIGVNVTLRAAELPVPHAGSLALAGAVGTDRDPLLRAVLRSLERWYGDWRAVGGDPAACGLQEAYAAGCATLGRAVRAELPGGREVSGEAVAVDGDGRLVLATAEGVREPVGAGDVVHLRGVG; from the coding sequence ATGACGCCGTCGAATGACCCAGAGAACACCGGGAACCGCTGGAGCGACCTGGACCGCCCGCCCCTGAACGCGGCCGCGCTGCGCCGCGCGCTCGTCCGCGACGGCGGGCTCTACCGCTCCCTGGACGTGGTGGCGTCCACCGGCTCCACCAACAGCGACCTGGCCGCCCGCGCCGACGAGCTGCCCGAGGGCGCCGTGCTCGTCGCCGAGGCGCAGAGCGCGGCGCGCGGCCGCCTCGACCGGCGCTGGACCGCGCCCGCGCGCTCGGGCCTGTTCTTCTCCGTCCTGCTCAAGCCGGACGAGGTGCCCGTGGAGCGGTGGGGCTGGCTGCCGCTGCTCACCGGCGTCGCCGTCGCCACCGGCCTCGCCCGGGCCGCCGGGGTCGACACCGCGCTGAAGTGGCCCAACGACCTGCTCGTCACCGTCGACGGGGACGAGCGCAAGGCCGGCGGCATCCTCGCCGAACGCGCGGGCGCCACCGGTGTCGTCGTCGGCATCGGCGTCAACGTCACCCTGCGCGCGGCGGAGCTTCCCGTGCCGCACGCGGGCTCCCTCGCCCTCGCGGGCGCCGTGGGCACCGACCGCGACCCCCTCCTGCGGGCCGTCCTGCGCAGCCTGGAGCGCTGGTACGGCGACTGGCGCGCGGTCGGGGGCGACCCGGCGGCCTGCGGGCTCCAGGAGGCGTACGCGGCGGGGTGCGCGACCCTCGGGCGCGCGGTGCGGGCCGAGCTGCCCGGGGGGCGCGAGGTCTCCGGCGAGGCCGTGGCGGTGGACGGGGACGGGCGGCTGGTTCTCGCCACGGCCGAGGGGGTTCGGGAGCCCGTGGGCGCGGGGGACGTCGTCCACCTGCGCGGCGTCGGCTGA
- a CDS encoding FG-GAP-like repeat-containing protein: protein MRALRTKVLMAVAAAAPAPAAKAAADFDGDGYGDVVLATPDATVNGVRKAGHVAVLYGSADGVAGGRRQLVSQASAKVPGAPEERDRFGGAYDTGDLDGDGYADLVVGVPGENDERGIVTVLWGGRGGLVHGGLSMTSPRTGLDVHYGGSVVVGDFDGDGRQHVATHSYWGAVSLSGDGFTRTRAPRQQRLNLHGEDAFRLVERLEAGDYDGDGDDDLLASGIDNAEGDDLDGWVGYWKGGRTGVTFARPPAALPATRIGLEGSGDVNKDGYADVVITDAAAPGGGAVGVYYGGGRGPGSGGATVLDQNSPGVPDEGEEGDAFGASASVGDVDGDGYADVAVGAPAKGADGRTATGAVHLLKGSAAGLTGTGAQVLDQSTAGVPGTAEDDDRFGSAVQVRDTNGDGRAEVVVAASGESVFPGARWNDGSAWVLRGTKGGIGAAGAYSLSERAFGLTYRNKRFGSVLGR from the coding sequence ATGCGCGCACTGCGCACCAAGGTCCTGATGGCGGTGGCGGCGGCCGCGCCCGCACCGGCCGCGAAGGCCGCCGCCGACTTCGACGGCGACGGCTACGGCGACGTGGTCCTCGCCACCCCCGACGCGACCGTGAACGGCGTCAGGAAGGCCGGGCACGTCGCCGTCCTGTACGGCTCCGCGGACGGCGTCGCGGGCGGGCGCAGGCAGCTGGTCAGCCAGGCGTCGGCGAAGGTGCCGGGGGCGCCGGAGGAGCGCGACCGGTTCGGGGGCGCGTACGACACCGGGGACCTGGACGGCGACGGATACGCGGACCTGGTCGTCGGGGTGCCGGGCGAGAACGACGAGCGGGGGATCGTCACCGTGCTGTGGGGCGGCCGGGGCGGGCTCGTCCACGGCGGTCTGAGCATGACCTCGCCGCGCACCGGCCTCGACGTGCACTACGGCGGGTCCGTCGTCGTCGGCGACTTCGACGGCGACGGCAGGCAGCACGTCGCCACGCACTCCTACTGGGGCGCGGTCAGCCTCTCCGGCGACGGCTTCACCCGCACCCGGGCCCCGCGGCAGCAGCGCCTGAACCTCCACGGCGAGGACGCCTTCCGCCTCGTGGAGCGCCTGGAGGCCGGGGACTACGACGGCGACGGCGACGACGACCTGCTCGCCTCCGGCATCGACAACGCGGAGGGCGACGACCTCGACGGCTGGGTCGGCTACTGGAAGGGCGGCCGCACCGGCGTGACGTTCGCGCGCCCGCCCGCCGCGCTGCCCGCCACCCGCATCGGCCTGGAGGGCTCCGGCGACGTGAACAAGGACGGCTACGCGGACGTCGTGATCACCGATGCGGCCGCCCCCGGCGGCGGCGCGGTCGGCGTCTACTACGGCGGCGGGCGCGGCCCCGGCAGCGGCGGCGCGACGGTGCTCGACCAGAACAGCCCGGGCGTGCCGGACGAGGGCGAGGAGGGCGACGCGTTCGGCGCGAGCGCCTCGGTCGGCGACGTCGACGGCGACGGCTACGCCGACGTCGCGGTCGGCGCCCCCGCGAAGGGCGCGGACGGCCGCACCGCCACCGGCGCCGTCCACCTCCTCAAGGGCTCCGCGGCCGGGCTCACCGGCACCGGCGCGCAGGTCCTCGACCAGAGCACGGCGGGCGTGCCGGGCACGGCCGAGGACGACGACCGCTTCGGCTCCGCGGTCCAGGTGCGGGACACCAACGGCGACGGCAGGGCCGAGGTCGTCGTCGCCGCGTCCGGCGAGAGCGTGTTCCCCGGCGCGCGGTGGAACGACGGCTCCGCCTGGGTGCTGCGCGGCACGAAGGGCGGGATCGGCGCCGCGGGGGCGTACTCGCTCAGCGAGAGGGCGTTCGGCCTCACGTACCGGAACAAGCGGTTCGGGTCCGTGCTCGGGCGCTGA